One genomic window of Halorubrum hochsteinianum includes the following:
- the rpsB gene encoding 30S ribosomal protein S2, translated as MSEDNDAVELDDDAETEAVDAAVEEEADTTEEPTADAAAEGASADAETGTADAESAAAEETTEEEEDASPFDDDVMPDDDVDLLIPVEDYLSAGVHIGTQQKTKDMERFIHRVRDDGLYVLDVSLTDQRIRTAADFLSNYNPEQILVTSSRQYGRFPAEKFADAIGARARTGRFIPGTLTNPDYAGYIEPDVVVVTDPIGDAQAVKEAITVGIPVIAMCDSNNQLSNVDLVIPTNNKGRRALSVVYWLLANETLDRRGTDTVFALEDFEDEL; from the coding sequence ATGAGCGAAGACAACGACGCGGTCGAACTCGACGACGACGCGGAGACCGAGGCGGTCGACGCGGCGGTCGAGGAGGAGGCCGACACGACCGAGGAACCGACCGCCGACGCGGCCGCCGAGGGGGCGTCCGCCGACGCCGAAACTGGGACCGCCGACGCCGAGAGCGCGGCCGCCGAAGAAACGACCGAGGAGGAGGAGGACGCCTCCCCGTTCGACGACGACGTCATGCCGGACGACGACGTCGACCTGCTGATCCCCGTCGAGGACTACCTCTCCGCCGGTGTCCACATCGGGACCCAGCAGAAGACGAAGGACATGGAGCGGTTCATCCACCGCGTCCGCGACGACGGGCTGTACGTCCTCGACGTGAGCCTGACTGACCAGCGGATCCGCACGGCCGCGGACTTCCTCTCGAACTACAACCCCGAGCAGATCCTCGTCACGTCCTCGCGGCAGTACGGCCGGTTCCCGGCCGAGAAGTTCGCGGACGCCATCGGTGCCCGCGCCCGGACCGGCCGGTTCATCCCGGGCACGCTGACGAACCCCGACTACGCCGGCTACATCGAGCCGGACGTCGTCGTGGTGACCGACCCGATCGGCGACGCGCAGGCCGTCAAGGAGGCCATCACCGTCGGCATCCCGGTCATCGCGATGTGTGACTCCAACAACCAGCTGTCGAACGTCGACCTCGTCATCCCGACGAACAACAAGGGTCGTCGCGCGCTGTCGGTCGTCTACTGGCTCCTCGCCAACGAGACGCTCGACCGCCGCGGCACCGACACCGTGTTCGCCCTCGAAGACTTCGAGGACGAGCTCTAA
- a CDS encoding DUF4870 domain-containing protein, with the protein MSIPDSNTVEGDTTLAALSHASALFASFLGPILFLVLADDDDELVKQNAKNSLNFQIVVFVALMIAGVLSFVFIGLLLFPIIGIADLILVLIATVRANDGEVYAYPYTPDLV; encoded by the coding sequence ATGTCAATACCTGATAGCAACACCGTCGAGGGCGACACGACGCTCGCGGCGCTGTCGCACGCGTCGGCGCTTTTCGCCTCCTTCCTCGGGCCGATCCTGTTTCTGGTCCTCGCGGACGACGACGACGAACTCGTCAAACAGAACGCGAAGAACTCGCTGAACTTCCAGATCGTCGTCTTCGTCGCGCTCATGATCGCGGGGGTCCTGAGCTTCGTGTTCATCGGGCTCCTGCTGTTCCCGATCATCGGGATCGCGGACCTCATCCTGGTGCTCATCGCGACCGTGCGGGCGAACGACGGGGAGGTCTACGCGTACCCCTACACGCCGGACCTCGTCTAA
- a CDS encoding mechanosensitive ion channel domain-containing protein, whose translation MPALPSLLTRSFTNFVEGLAVAIPRLLSGLVFLALAYATVRVVLAVLRSSINRVYVGDRELVGDLIVTLVAIFLWFGVALTFLKVLGMGDIAASLGTAVGFIALGVSYALSEMIEDTVAGVYLLRDPDFNVGYRVEAKGVTGTVAAIELRKTRIDTDAGDRVVLANREIEPRWTHDVPEEAPDDGSSTAD comes from the coding sequence ATGCCCGCGCTCCCGTCGCTTCTGACCCGCTCGTTCACGAACTTCGTCGAGGGGTTGGCGGTCGCCATCCCGCGGCTGCTCTCGGGACTGGTGTTCCTCGCGCTGGCGTACGCGACGGTCAGGGTCGTCCTCGCGGTCCTCCGGTCGTCGATCAACCGGGTGTACGTCGGGGACCGCGAGCTCGTCGGCGACCTCATCGTCACGCTCGTGGCGATCTTCCTGTGGTTCGGCGTCGCGCTCACGTTCCTGAAGGTCCTGGGGATGGGCGACATCGCGGCGAGCCTCGGCACCGCGGTCGGCTTCATCGCGCTCGGCGTCTCGTACGCGCTCTCCGAGATGATCGAGGACACCGTTGCCGGCGTCTACCTCCTCCGCGATCCCGACTTCAACGTCGGCTACCGCGTCGAGGCGAAGGGCGTGACCGGCACCGTCGCCGCCATCGAACTCCGGAAGACGCGGATCGACACGGACGCCGGCGACCGCGTCGTCTTGGCGAACCGCGAGATAGAGCCGCGCTGGACCCACGACGTGCCCGAGGAAGCGCCTGACGACGGGTCGTCGACGGCCGACTGA
- the mvk gene encoding mevalonate kinase: MTVCEAPGKVYLFGEHAVVYGEPAVPAAIERRATVTAEPREDDHVRVEAEDLSLDGFTVEYSGGTGDRPDVDVPTPLVEAAMGYVDAAVEQARAAADAPDAGFDITVESDIPLGAGLGSSAAVVVAGIDAATRALGEPLDRRELADRAFRAEYDVQDGQASRADTFCSAMGGAVRVEGDDCERIGAPNLPFVVGFDGGAGDTGELVAGVRELRAEHEFAADTVASIGDLVRTGEGLLAEADADAEPEPALLAELGELMDFNHGLLAALGVSARSLDAMVWAARDAGAHGAKLTGAGGGGCVVALDESDASETALSFTQGCEEAFRAELATEGVRVVEP, translated from the coding sequence ATGACCGTTTGCGAAGCGCCGGGGAAGGTGTACCTCTTCGGCGAACACGCCGTCGTCTACGGCGAACCGGCCGTGCCGGCGGCCATCGAGCGGCGCGCCACGGTGACCGCCGAGCCCCGCGAGGACGACCACGTGCGCGTCGAGGCCGAGGACCTCTCCTTGGACGGGTTCACGGTGGAGTACTCCGGCGGCACCGGCGACCGCCCGGACGTGGACGTGCCGACCCCGCTCGTCGAGGCCGCGATGGGCTACGTCGACGCCGCGGTCGAGCAGGCGCGGGCGGCGGCCGACGCCCCCGACGCCGGCTTCGACATCACCGTCGAGAGCGACATCCCGCTCGGGGCGGGGCTGGGGTCGTCGGCGGCCGTGGTCGTGGCCGGCATCGACGCCGCGACCCGCGCGCTCGGCGAGCCGCTCGACCGCCGCGAACTCGCCGACCGGGCGTTCCGGGCCGAGTACGACGTTCAGGACGGGCAGGCCTCCCGCGCCGACACGTTCTGCTCGGCGATGGGCGGCGCGGTCCGCGTCGAGGGCGACGACTGCGAGCGGATCGGCGCGCCGAACCTCCCGTTCGTCGTCGGCTTCGACGGGGGCGCGGGCGACACGGGCGAGCTCGTCGCCGGCGTCCGCGAACTGCGGGCGGAACACGAGTTCGCCGCGGACACGGTGGCGTCCATCGGAGACCTCGTCCGGACGGGCGAGGGGCTGCTCGCCGAGGCCGACGCCGACGCGGAGCCGGAGCCGGCGCTGCTCGCGGAGCTGGGCGAGCTGATGGACTTCAACCACGGGCTGCTCGCGGCGCTCGGCGTCTCCGCCCGGTCGCTCGACGCGATGGTCTGGGCGGCGCGGGACGCGGGCGCACACGGCGCGAAGCTCACCGGCGCGGGCGGCGGCGGCTGCGTCGTCGCGCTCGACGAGAGCGACGCGAGCGAGACCGCCCTCTCCTTTACGCAGGGCTGTGAGGAGGCGTTCCGAGCCGAGCTGGCGACGGAGGGCGTTCGGGTGGTGGAGCCGTGA
- a CDS encoding isopentenyl phosphate kinase: MTDARAGSDPPVVLKLGGSLITKKDRPETLDEASLDAACDAVADALAAGDIDRLVVVHGGGSFGHHHASEHGVSTTEGTRDAEAVAAIHGAMKRLNARVLERLRERGVPAVPVHPLSLAARADGADGDLDLPLGSTATLLGEGFVPVLHGDGVATAGDGVTVVSGDELVVELATGLGARRVGVCSTVPGVLDSDGEVIREIDAFAAVADALGASDATDVSGGMAAKVRELLGLDAPAYVFGGEDLVPFLRGEDAGTRID, encoded by the coding sequence GTGACGGACGCCCGAGCGGGGTCGGATCCCCCCGTCGTTCTCAAGCTCGGCGGGAGCCTGATCACCAAGAAGGACCGCCCGGAGACGCTGGACGAGGCGTCGCTCGACGCCGCCTGCGACGCCGTCGCCGACGCGCTCGCGGCGGGCGACATCGACCGGCTCGTCGTCGTCCACGGCGGCGGGAGCTTCGGTCACCACCACGCCAGCGAGCACGGCGTGTCGACGACTGAGGGGACCCGCGACGCGGAGGCGGTGGCCGCGATCCACGGCGCGATGAAGCGGCTGAACGCGCGCGTGTTAGAGCGGCTCCGCGAGCGGGGCGTCCCCGCGGTCCCCGTCCACCCGCTGTCGCTCGCGGCGCGGGCCGACGGAGCGGACGGCGACCTCGACCTCCCGCTCGGGTCGACGGCGACGCTGCTCGGCGAGGGGTTCGTCCCCGTCCTCCACGGCGACGGCGTCGCGACCGCCGGCGACGGGGTCACGGTCGTCTCGGGCGACGAACTGGTCGTCGAACTCGCGACCGGACTGGGCGCACGCCGCGTCGGGGTCTGTTCGACGGTTCCCGGCGTGCTCGACTCCGACGGGGAGGTGATCCGCGAGATCGACGCGTTCGCGGCGGTCGCGGACGCGCTCGGCGCGAGCGACGCGACGGACGTCTCGGGCGGGATGGCAGCGAAAGTGCGGGAGCTGCTCGGGCTCGACGCGCCGGCGTACGTGTTCGGCGGCGAGGACCTGGTCCCGTTCCTGCGGGGCGAGGACGCCGGGACCCGGATCGACTGA
- a CDS encoding Mrp/NBP35 family ATP-binding protein, whose translation MNESDVRERLADVRDPDLGDDIVSLGLVNGIDLDDGAGTVHVSLALGAPFSPTESSIADDVRDALDDTGLDVELSASIPDDLSADEQVLPGVKNVIAVASGKGGVGKSTTAVNLAAGLSELGARVGLFDADVYGPNVPRMVSAEQRPETDGETIVPPEQFGLKLMSMDFLTGEDDPVIWRGPMVHKIITQLVEDVEWGELDYLIMDLPPGTGDTQLTILQTLPLTGAVIVTTPQDVALDDATKGLRMFGKHDTNVLGIAENMSGFKCPDCGGFHEIFGSGGGKALAADHDLPYLGGVPLDPSVRTGGDDGEPIVLEDGETADAFKVIVENVADNAGVVQRRKVSRSR comes from the coding sequence ATGAACGAATCGGACGTGCGGGAGCGGCTCGCAGACGTGCGGGACCCGGACCTCGGAGACGACATCGTCTCGCTCGGGTTAGTGAACGGCATCGACCTCGACGACGGGGCGGGGACGGTCCACGTGTCGCTGGCGCTCGGCGCGCCGTTCTCGCCGACGGAGTCGTCGATCGCCGACGACGTGCGGGACGCGCTCGACGACACGGGGCTCGACGTCGAGCTGTCGGCGTCGATCCCGGACGACCTCTCGGCGGACGAGCAGGTGCTGCCGGGCGTGAAGAACGTGATCGCGGTCGCCTCCGGGAAGGGGGGAGTCGGCAAGTCGACGACTGCGGTCAACCTCGCGGCCGGGCTCTCGGAGCTGGGCGCGCGCGTCGGCCTGTTCGACGCCGACGTGTACGGGCCGAACGTCCCGCGGATGGTGTCGGCCGAGCAGCGCCCGGAGACCGACGGCGAGACGATCGTCCCGCCCGAGCAGTTCGGCCTGAAGCTGATGAGCATGGACTTTCTCACGGGCGAGGACGACCCCGTCATCTGGCGCGGCCCGATGGTCCACAAGATCATCACGCAGCTCGTCGAGGACGTCGAGTGGGGCGAGCTGGACTACCTGATCATGGACCTCCCGCCGGGGACCGGCGACACTCAGCTCACGATCCTCCAGACGCTGCCGCTGACCGGGGCCGTGATCGTCACGACCCCGCAGGACGTCGCGCTCGACGACGCGACGAAGGGGCTCCGGATGTTCGGCAAACACGACACGAACGTCCTCGGCATCGCGGAGAACATGTCCGGGTTCAAGTGTCCCGACTGCGGCGGGTTCCACGAGATCTTCGGCTCCGGCGGCGGGAAGGCGCTCGCCGCCGACCACGACCTCCCCTACCTCGGCGGCGTCCCGCTCGACCCGTCCGTCCGGACCGGCGGCGACGACGGCGAGCCGATCGTCTTAGAGGACGGCGAGACCGCGGACGCGTTCAAGGTGATCGTCGAGAACGTCGCGGACAACGCCGGCGTGGTCCAGCGCCGGAAGGTGTCGCGGAGCCGATGA
- the yqeC gene encoding selenium cofactor biosynthesis protein YqeC — MDLTTALDARDATVCVVGAGGKKSTLFALADRLDRAVVTASVRIPIFDDRVAAVRVTEDPVAAIEEAGDGDWPLGLVPERDRSDRYLGYEAETVSEIADAAPGATLVKADGARLREFKAPGDHEPQIPSAADVVAPIASAHVVGEPLTEDLVHRPEEVAAITGREIGSEIRPADVATVLASPAGGLKGVPSDATAIPVVNKVDDEADAVAARKIAGEITFRANVPRVLLTRLIADDPVVEIVE; from the coding sequence ATGGACCTGACGACCGCGCTCGACGCCCGCGACGCGACCGTCTGCGTCGTCGGCGCGGGCGGCAAGAAGTCGACGCTGTTCGCGCTCGCCGACCGGCTGGACCGGGCGGTGGTGACGGCGAGCGTCCGGATACCGATCTTCGACGACCGGGTTGCCGCGGTGCGGGTGACGGAGGACCCGGTGGCCGCGATCGAGGAGGCCGGAGACGGCGACTGGCCGCTCGGGCTGGTCCCGGAGCGCGACCGGTCGGACCGCTACCTCGGATACGAGGCGGAGACCGTCTCCGAGATCGCCGACGCCGCCCCGGGCGCGACGCTCGTGAAGGCGGACGGCGCGCGCCTCCGGGAGTTCAAAGCGCCGGGCGACCACGAGCCGCAGATCCCGTCGGCCGCGGACGTGGTCGCCCCGATCGCGAGCGCGCACGTCGTCGGCGAACCGCTCACCGAGGACCTCGTCCACCGACCGGAGGAGGTCGCGGCGATCACGGGCCGCGAGATCGGGTCGGAGATCCGTCCCGCGGATGTCGCGACCGTGCTCGCCAGCCCGGCGGGCGGGCTGAAGGGCGTCCCGAGCGACGCGACGGCGATCCCGGTCGTGAACAAGGTCGACGACGAGGCGGACGCGGTCGCGGCCCGGAAGATCGCGGGAGAGATCACGTTCCGCGCGAACGTGCCGCGCGTCCTCCTCACGCGCCTGATCGCGGACGATCCGGTCGTCGAGATCGTCGAGTAG
- the fdhF gene encoding formate dehydrogenase subunit alpha has product MSSEPGDATKTICPYCGVGCGIRVLEGDDPGEMRFMPWGDAPVNEGSVCIKGGAATQVVDHEDRLTEPLIKEDSEERSSSGSRTQSGDGEFREATWDEALTRVVDEMEGIREDHGPDGMGFFGSSKTFNEENYLIQKLARRYGTNQVDNCTRMCHASTVWALRTSLGMGAMTNSMADLEDSADVLWIQGANPGEQHPIANSQYFRQAVLEGATVIQVDPHANKTTRSFETDDTDRHIHLQLKPGTDIPLLNVVLKTILERHEAEPDAGWIDEAFVEARTEGIDHLRETLADFDREAAAEECGVPLADIELAAEKYAMANDAAVFTGMGMSQHTCGVDNVQNEINLALVTGNLGRPGTGVNPLRGQNNVQGTCDVGAMPNVLPGYQLVDDDEARESVEDVWGFEIPSEPGLTNVEISHAIGDTVHGLYVMGENPIMSEPDGNRTEERFREELDFMVVQDIFMTETAKLADVVLPATTWAERDGTVTNTDRRVQRMRGVHKVHENTRHDLDILCEVGTRLFDGDEFAFDGPEDVFEELREVCPIMHGMTYDALGETGIHWPCYEEGDEGDSYLYEDSFETENGLGRIEGVVHQEPKEVPDEEYPLVLTTARLEEHYNTGTMSRRSPTLSKQHPENFVDVHPNDAERYGIEDGDHVNLKSRRGEITVRADVTEDIKEGVVWTTPHFAAASANHLTNDVLDERSKIPEYKAASAEIEVDIEPAGDAAASADD; this is encoded by the coding sequence ATGTCCAGTGAACCGGGGGACGCGACGAAGACGATCTGTCCGTACTGCGGCGTGGGATGCGGGATCCGCGTACTGGAGGGGGACGACCCGGGCGAGATGCGGTTCATGCCGTGGGGCGACGCGCCGGTGAACGAGGGGAGCGTCTGTATCAAGGGCGGCGCGGCGACGCAGGTCGTCGACCACGAGGACCGACTGACCGAGCCGCTGATCAAGGAGGACAGCGAGGAGCGAAGCTCCTCTGGCAGCCGGACGCAGTCCGGCGACGGCGAGTTCCGCGAGGCGACGTGGGACGAGGCGCTGACGAGGGTCGTCGACGAGATGGAGGGAATCCGCGAGGATCACGGCCCCGACGGGATGGGATTCTTCGGCTCCTCGAAGACGTTCAACGAGGAGAACTACCTCATCCAGAAGCTGGCGCGACGGTACGGAACCAATCAGGTCGACAACTGCACGCGGATGTGTCACGCCTCCACCGTCTGGGCGCTGCGGACCAGCCTCGGGATGGGCGCGATGACGAACAGCATGGCCGACCTGGAGGATTCCGCGGACGTGCTGTGGATCCAGGGCGCGAACCCGGGCGAGCAGCACCCGATCGCCAACAGCCAGTACTTCCGGCAGGCCGTTCTGGAGGGGGCGACCGTCATTCAGGTCGACCCGCACGCGAACAAGACCACCCGGTCGTTCGAGACCGACGACACCGACCGGCACATACACCTCCAGTTGAAGCCCGGCACCGACATCCCCCTCCTGAACGTCGTCCTCAAGACGATACTGGAGCGCCACGAGGCGGAGCCGGACGCGGGCTGGATCGACGAGGCGTTCGTCGAAGCGCGCACCGAGGGGATCGACCACCTGAGGGAGACCCTCGCGGACTTCGACAGGGAGGCGGCCGCCGAGGAGTGCGGCGTGCCGCTGGCCGACATCGAACTCGCCGCCGAGAAGTACGCGATGGCCAACGACGCCGCGGTCTTCACCGGGATGGGGATGAGCCAGCACACCTGCGGCGTCGACAACGTCCAAAACGAGATCAACCTCGCGCTGGTCACGGGGAACCTCGGTCGCCCGGGAACCGGGGTCAACCCCCTGCGCGGGCAGAACAACGTTCAGGGGACCTGCGACGTGGGCGCGATGCCGAACGTCCTCCCGGGGTACCAGCTCGTCGACGACGACGAGGCCCGCGAGTCAGTCGAGGACGTGTGGGGCTTCGAGATACCGTCCGAGCCGGGGCTGACGAACGTCGAGATCTCCCACGCCATCGGCGACACCGTCCACGGGCTCTACGTCATGGGCGAGAACCCGATCATGAGCGAGCCGGACGGGAACCGGACGGAAGAGCGGTTCCGCGAGGAACTGGACTTCATGGTGGTTCAGGACATCTTCATGACCGAGACCGCCAAGCTCGCGGACGTGGTCCTCCCCGCGACGACGTGGGCCGAGCGCGACGGCACCGTCACCAACACCGACCGCCGCGTCCAGCGCATGCGCGGCGTCCACAAGGTCCACGAGAACACGCGCCACGATCTCGACATCCTCTGTGAGGTCGGGACGCGGCTGTTCGACGGGGACGAGTTCGCCTTCGACGGCCCAGAGGACGTGTTCGAGGAGCTGCGCGAGGTCTGCCCGATCATGCACGGGATGACCTACGACGCGCTCGGCGAGACGGGGATCCACTGGCCCTGCTACGAGGAGGGCGACGAGGGCGACTCGTACCTCTACGAGGACTCCTTCGAGACCGAGAACGGGCTCGGCCGCATCGAGGGCGTCGTCCATCAGGAGCCGAAAGAGGTCCCGGACGAGGAGTACCCGCTCGTGTTGACCACGGCGCGGCTCGAAGAGCACTACAACACCGGGACGATGAGCCGGCGCTCGCCCACGCTCTCGAAACAGCACCCGGAGAACTTCGTCGACGTCCACCCGAACGACGCCGAGCGGTACGGCATCGAGGACGGCGACCACGTGAACCTCAAGTCACGGCGCGGGGAGATCACGGTCCGCGCCGACGTCACCGAGGACATCAAGGAGGGCGTCGTCTGGACCACGCCGCACTTCGCGGCCGCCTCCGCGAACCACCTCACCAACGACGTGCTCGACGAGCGCTCGAAGATCCCCGAGTACAAGGCCGCGTCGGCCGAGATCGAGGTCGACATCGAGCCCGCGGGCGACGCGGCGGCGTCGGCGGACGACTGA
- a CDS encoding methyl-accepting chemotaxis protein, which yields MSADDRDGILRRLSHRLRGRYLFKIAAAVIVVSTVLLGTGALAVDQVQASVESDARETMTSAAEREAEGINGFLSEMNGYTNRVSSASGVQSSSDGRIRDELRQNADMLPEYVVDVHYYNMVTNEVAVSTSPMTEGTTFSEEERPWAVGPAAFAHANEVRSFEPYKADGENHLGFVSPINNVPGKAIVITVDLSERGSLLTAPVDGGNMQVVSTATGQVALASNSDAILRDYFLIEELSHLRSDVTESTTTDVSNAEQTVVDGSDLATATAPVEGKSWAVVVAAPQRSVYGTVGDVTRTVLVLIGISIVGLLAVGAFVVRDVNGSVDDLRGYAEAIEAGDFDVEIDRERADEFGQLSALFDRIRETMREQIAAVEESADEAAAAREEAEALSAHLETKADEYEATIDAVAEGDLTRRLDPESESEAMTAIAESLNETLDRLEALVVAIQDAAETVDERSAEVTDSAAEVESTSVGVAESVEEISVGTERQEETLSTAAAELDDLSATVEEIASSTDELAERSAATAEAGEAGREEAGAAIERMDRIDDEVGRTVDEMRDLRDEVERIGEVVELIDDIAEQTNILALNASIEAARAGEAGEGFAVVAREVKDLAEETAEATTEVEELIAGVEGSTESVADGLFSMEDDVEAGREVVEETVGTLESIVEDVEDANAGIQSINDATDQQAESTQEAVSMIDEVAEVSVETASEAQNVSAAAEEQTAAIGQISTSAESLSTRADELRALADEFEAREAAAAESAVADAADAEDAEADLDGPSEAAAGTGFEFGPDATDADDDADTADDAEIDADTADDAEDEPAAGEPADYDAVEVDSDGDDAVETATANTDANADAAATDAGETAADGGVDDAETAAGDD from the coding sequence ATGTCCGCTGACGACCGAGACGGCATCCTCCGGCGTCTCTCTCATCGACTGCGCGGCCGGTACCTCTTCAAGATCGCGGCGGCGGTCATCGTCGTGTCGACGGTGTTGCTCGGCACGGGCGCGCTCGCCGTCGATCAGGTTCAGGCGAGCGTCGAGTCCGACGCGCGAGAGACGATGACGAGCGCCGCCGAACGGGAGGCCGAGGGGATCAACGGCTTCCTCAGCGAGATGAACGGGTACACGAACCGGGTCTCGTCGGCCTCCGGCGTCCAGTCGTCGAGCGATGGACGGATACGCGACGAACTCCGGCAGAACGCAGACATGCTCCCCGAGTACGTGGTCGACGTCCACTACTACAACATGGTGACCAACGAGGTCGCCGTGAGCACCTCGCCCATGACGGAGGGGACGACGTTCTCCGAGGAGGAGCGGCCGTGGGCGGTCGGGCCGGCGGCGTTCGCGCACGCCAACGAGGTGCGATCCTTCGAGCCGTACAAGGCCGACGGCGAGAATCACCTCGGGTTCGTCAGCCCGATCAACAACGTGCCCGGCAAGGCGATCGTGATCACGGTCGACCTGTCGGAGCGCGGTTCGCTCCTGACCGCCCCGGTGGACGGCGGCAACATGCAGGTCGTCTCCACCGCCACCGGACAGGTCGCGCTGGCGTCGAACAGCGACGCGATCTTGCGCGACTACTTCCTGATCGAGGAGCTGTCGCACCTCCGGAGCGACGTGACGGAGTCGACGACGACCGACGTCTCGAACGCCGAGCAGACGGTCGTAGACGGCTCCGACCTCGCCACGGCGACCGCGCCGGTCGAGGGGAAGTCGTGGGCGGTCGTCGTCGCGGCCCCGCAGCGCTCGGTGTACGGCACGGTCGGCGACGTGACGCGGACCGTCTTGGTCCTGATCGGCATCTCTATCGTCGGTCTGCTCGCCGTGGGCGCGTTCGTCGTCCGCGACGTGAACGGCTCCGTCGACGACTTGCGCGGGTACGCGGAGGCGATCGAGGCCGGCGATTTCGACGTCGAGATCGACCGCGAGCGCGCCGACGAGTTCGGGCAGCTCTCGGCGCTGTTCGACCGCATCCGCGAGACGATGCGCGAGCAGATCGCCGCGGTCGAGGAGTCCGCCGACGAGGCCGCCGCGGCCCGCGAGGAGGCGGAGGCGCTCTCGGCGCACCTGGAGACGAAGGCCGACGAGTACGAGGCGACGATCGACGCGGTCGCCGAGGGCGACCTCACCCGCCGGCTCGACCCGGAGAGCGAGAGCGAGGCGATGACGGCCATCGCCGAGTCGCTCAACGAGACGCTCGACCGGCTGGAGGCGCTCGTCGTCGCCATTCAGGACGCCGCCGAGACGGTCGACGAGCGCAGCGCGGAGGTGACGGACTCCGCCGCGGAGGTCGAGTCCACCAGCGTCGGCGTCGCCGAGAGCGTCGAGGAGATATCGGTCGGCACGGAACGGCAGGAGGAGACGCTCTCGACCGCGGCCGCCGAACTCGACGACCTCTCGGCCACGGTCGAGGAGATCGCCTCCTCGACGGACGAGCTGGCGGAGCGGTCTGCCGCGACCGCCGAGGCCGGCGAGGCGGGCCGCGAGGAGGCCGGCGCGGCGATCGAGCGCATGGACCGGATCGACGACGAGGTCGGCCGGACCGTCGACGAGATGCGCGACCTGCGCGACGAGGTCGAGCGCATCGGCGAGGTGGTCGAGCTCATCGACGACATCGCCGAGCAGACGAACATCCTCGCGCTGAACGCCTCGATCGAGGCCGCGCGCGCGGGCGAGGCCGGCGAGGGGTTCGCGGTCGTCGCCCGCGAGGTGAAGGACCTCGCGGAGGAGACCGCGGAGGCGACCACCGAGGTCGAGGAGCTGATCGCGGGCGTCGAGGGCTCCACCGAGTCGGTCGCGGACGGCCTGTTCTCGATGGAGGACGACGTCGAGGCCGGCCGGGAGGTCGTCGAGGAGACCGTCGGCACCCTCGAATCGATCGTCGAGGACGTGGAGGACGCCAACGCCGGGATCCAGTCGATCAACGACGCCACCGACCAGCAGGCGGAGTCGACGCAGGAGGCCGTCTCGATGATCGACGAGGTCGCCGAGGTGAGCGTCGAGACGGCGAGCGAGGCGCAGAACGTCTCCGCGGCCGCCGAGGAGCAGACGGCCGCGATCGGCCAGATATCGACGAGCGCCGAGTCGCTGTCGACGCGCGCCGACGAACTCCGCGCGCTCGCCGACGAGTTCGAGGCGCGCGAGGCGGCGGCCGCCGAGTCGGCGGTCGCGGACGCGGCCGACGCCGAGGACGCCGAAGCCGACCTCGACGGACCGTCGGAGGCGGCCGCCGGAACCGGGTTCGAGTTCGGTCCGGACGCCACGGACGCGGACGACGACGCCGACACCGCGGACGACGCCGAAATTGACGCCGACACCGCGGACGACGCCGAAGACGAACCGGCTGCGGGCGAGCCGGCCGACTACGACGCGGTCGAAGTCGACTCGGACGGAGACGACGCGGTCGAGACCGCGACCGCGAACACCGACGCGAACGCGGACGCCGCCGCGACCGACGCCGGCGAAACGGCGGCCGACGGCGGGGTCGACGACGCCGAGACCGCGGCCGGCGACGACTGA
- a CDS encoding DUF5785 family protein produces MDWPHDPDGEQGSEGMRQYGHAVLAKKIDEEEDFPLTAAEYVEQYGDHPIRIDYETVVSVEEIFENVEQEEFADFVEFHQELGRAMRENGYWFYEGAEQFVDGSA; encoded by the coding sequence ATGGACTGGCCACACGACCCCGACGGCGAGCAGGGGAGCGAGGGCATGCGGCAGTACGGCCACGCCGTGCTCGCGAAGAAGATCGACGAGGAGGAGGACTTCCCGCTCACGGCGGCGGAGTACGTCGAGCAGTACGGCGACCACCCGATCCGGATCGACTACGAGACGGTCGTCTCGGTCGAGGAGATCTTCGAGAACGTCGAGCAGGAGGAGTTCGCTGACTTCGTCGAGTTCCACCAGGAACTCGGCCGCGCGATGCGCGAGAACGGCTACTGGTTCTACGAGGGCGCGGAGCAGTTCGTCGACGGCAGCGCCTGA